In Stieleria varia, one genomic interval encodes:
- a CDS encoding peroxidase family protein, which translates to MSSPKNSSKRQPTQKSPWSVSALEARMMLAGDVAPAIASSCSGETTPACVSTDIAEQTHSEFGSGDLVIIDPSISDVEQLTSGISPHAEIVFLNPEQPGLQQITQILQSHREIRSIHLFAHGRSGEIQLGNQRVNESTLQKEHSQLNQWRDSLSSDADILIYSCETGKGTAGADFIQRLAALTGADVAASIDLTGNQQQGGDWELERQVGKIETAVAIDATTRRDYRHVLQLSVIAAGATGEEIFSVEVAGEKLGTFQATTEMQTYQLEIDPNVSFSDVRVVFENDLYDEAAGYDRNLIVDKVLLDGVSMETEDARVFSTGTWTADLGILPGFRQTQQLHANGFLQYGFSTIGEVARMDGKGNNLENQQWGTSGDQFLRLADPAYADGLNQPARQDQPDGRSISDQLSSQTESVENDRFISSVWFQWGQFIDHDITRSFSLDRSLPVESFDINDQFAFNRSAYDLSTGVDSPREQINHITAFIDGSMVYGDEEGRASVLRQLSGGRMWSIETEHGELLPPNHVGLPNAAPPTPEFFVAGDVRVNENIELTAMQTLFLREHNRIADELAATEFADRDLDDPAVDEEIFQRARQYVSGLIQHITYNEFLPSTLGFSAIETYQGYDSTVNPQISNEFATAAFRLGHSTLADQLIVDRDGNTITLAEAFSNPRFVMENGIDGILEGITRQKMQEVDLLVVDGLRNALNDGPDGFDLVARNIQRGRDHGLADYNTIRQSIGLGRVESFYEIMTNEDVAAKLESIYGSPDNADPWVAMIAEDHVPGSSVGETIHAIMVDQFTRLRNGDRFYFENQMSDSQIAEIKSTRLSDIITRNTNAEVQSEVFWTPDTLVFRNGLDNEWLIRDFGDNGGAEVVFFGQQGVRDPDDRTETIPVQRDTPVNAVVVAGINENSDGFFIPNALVPVPQAELGVDEFIVTADIEFFEGYGLGGNDRWVIQSDVASVFASGDDGDDTLSVTASSESEIRLTGGNGIDRITVDAPAASLVDVDGGSSVDDVDIHVSKQTELILRDAEDATITYAEDKDTGDDNDGDSQDHNRKHRWKHHFASHHHDSNWWKPGSWIEYFRSKSGSLWS; encoded by the coding sequence ATGTCATCACCTAAGAACTCGTCCAAACGTCAACCGACTCAAAAGTCGCCCTGGAGCGTCTCCGCACTCGAAGCCCGAATGATGTTGGCTGGCGACGTGGCCCCGGCCATCGCATCGTCCTGCTCAGGCGAAACCACTCCCGCGTGCGTTTCGACAGACATCGCTGAACAGACTCACTCAGAATTCGGGTCCGGTGATCTGGTCATCATCGATCCGAGCATCTCTGACGTCGAACAACTCACGAGCGGGATTTCTCCCCACGCTGAAATCGTTTTCCTGAATCCCGAACAACCAGGGCTGCAACAGATCACACAGATACTGCAGTCACATCGTGAAATCCGCTCCATTCATCTGTTCGCTCACGGTCGATCAGGAGAGATTCAACTGGGCAACCAGCGAGTCAACGAGTCGACACTCCAGAAAGAACACTCGCAACTGAATCAATGGCGTGACAGCCTGTCATCAGATGCAGACATCCTGATCTATTCCTGCGAGACCGGCAAAGGCACGGCGGGAGCAGACTTCATCCAGCGACTTGCCGCATTGACCGGAGCCGATGTTGCTGCGTCGATTGATCTGACAGGAAACCAACAGCAAGGCGGCGATTGGGAGCTGGAAAGACAAGTTGGCAAGATTGAAACCGCGGTGGCAATCGACGCCACCACTCGCCGCGACTATCGACACGTCCTGCAACTCTCCGTCATCGCGGCGGGAGCCACCGGCGAAGAGATCTTTTCCGTTGAAGTCGCCGGTGAGAAACTCGGGACCTTTCAAGCCACCACGGAGATGCAGACGTATCAACTGGAGATCGACCCAAACGTCTCATTTTCTGACGTGCGAGTCGTGTTCGAGAATGATCTTTACGACGAAGCCGCAGGGTACGATCGAAACCTGATCGTCGACAAGGTCTTGCTCGACGGTGTCTCCATGGAAACGGAAGACGCCCGTGTGTTCTCGACCGGCACCTGGACCGCCGATCTGGGGATCTTGCCCGGGTTTCGGCAGACTCAGCAGTTGCACGCGAATGGATTCTTGCAGTACGGATTCTCCACGATCGGCGAAGTCGCTCGGATGGACGGCAAGGGAAACAATCTGGAAAACCAACAATGGGGAACATCGGGCGACCAGTTTTTGCGACTCGCTGATCCGGCATACGCGGACGGCCTGAACCAACCAGCAAGGCAGGATCAACCAGACGGCCGCTCCATCAGTGATCAACTCTCCAGTCAAACCGAATCGGTCGAGAACGATCGTTTCATCTCGTCGGTGTGGTTTCAATGGGGACAATTCATCGATCACGACATCACTCGTTCGTTCTCACTGGATCGAAGCCTGCCGGTTGAATCGTTCGACATCAACGACCAATTCGCCTTCAATCGATCAGCCTACGATTTGAGCACGGGAGTGGATTCTCCACGGGAGCAAATCAACCACATCACCGCATTCATTGATGGCAGCATGGTGTATGGCGACGAGGAAGGTCGTGCCTCCGTCCTCCGGCAACTTTCCGGTGGGCGGATGTGGTCCATCGAAACAGAGCACGGTGAACTGTTACCACCCAATCATGTCGGCTTACCCAATGCCGCGCCTCCTACGCCAGAGTTCTTCGTCGCCGGTGATGTTCGAGTGAACGAAAACATCGAGTTGACGGCAATGCAAACTTTGTTCCTGCGAGAGCACAACCGCATTGCTGACGAATTGGCGGCAACAGAATTCGCTGATCGTGACTTGGATGACCCTGCGGTCGACGAAGAAATCTTTCAGCGTGCTCGTCAATACGTCTCCGGATTGATCCAGCACATCACCTACAACGAATTCTTGCCGAGCACACTCGGTTTCAGCGCCATCGAGACGTATCAGGGCTATGACTCCACGGTCAATCCCCAGATCAGCAACGAGTTCGCGACCGCAGCGTTCCGCTTGGGGCACTCCACCCTGGCAGATCAACTGATTGTTGATCGCGACGGCAACACGATCACGCTCGCCGAAGCGTTCTCTAACCCGAGGTTCGTGATGGAGAACGGCATCGACGGCATCCTGGAAGGAATCACGCGACAAAAGATGCAAGAGGTGGACTTGCTGGTGGTCGATGGTTTGCGAAATGCACTCAACGACGGACCAGACGGTTTTGACTTGGTAGCCCGCAACATTCAGCGAGGTCGTGATCATGGGCTCGCCGACTACAACACGATTCGCCAAAGCATCGGACTCGGTCGTGTCGAGAGCTTCTATGAAATCATGACCAACGAAGACGTCGCTGCGAAACTGGAGTCGATCTACGGATCTCCCGACAACGCCGATCCGTGGGTTGCGATGATCGCGGAGGACCATGTGCCGGGTTCCAGCGTCGGTGAAACGATTCACGCGATCATGGTGGATCAATTCACACGATTGAGAAACGGTGATCGTTTCTACTTTGAAAACCAGATGTCCGATAGCCAAATCGCAGAGATCAAATCGACTCGACTGTCCGACATCATCACGCGAAATACGAATGCGGAGGTTCAATCGGAAGTTTTCTGGACGCCTGACACCTTGGTGTTTCGGAACGGCTTGGACAATGAATGGTTGATTCGCGATTTCGGTGACAACGGCGGCGCGGAAGTGGTCTTTTTTGGCCAGCAGGGCGTGCGAGATCCGGATGATCGAACCGAAACCATTCCCGTCCAGCGTGACACGCCGGTCAACGCGGTTGTCGTTGCTGGGATCAACGAGAACAGCGACGGATTCTTTATTCCTAACGCACTCGTTCCCGTACCGCAGGCTGAGCTCGGCGTGGATGAGTTCATCGTCACTGCCGATATCGAATTCTTTGAAGGCTATGGGCTCGGCGGAAACGACCGGTGGGTCATCCAAAGTGATGTCGCATCCGTCTTTGCATCCGGCGACGACGGTGACGATACGCTTTCGGTAACCGCCAGTTCCGAGAGTGAAATCCGACTGACTGGCGGCAACGGGATCGATCGAATCACCGTCGATGCACCTGCCGCGAGTTTGGTGGATGTCGATGGAGGATCCTCCGTTGACGACGTGGACATTCACGTGTCCAAGCAGACCGAACTGATCCTCCGTGATGCGGAGGACGCAACGATCACTTATGCCGAGGACAAAGACACCGGTGACGACAACGACGGGGACTCCCAGGATCACAATCGCAAGCATCGCTGGAAGCATCACTTTGCATCACACCATCACGATTCCAATTGGTGGAAGCCTGGCTCCTGGATCGAGTACTTTCGATCCAAGTCAGGATCGCTGTGGTCATGA
- a CDS encoding DNA gyrase subunit B, with translation MSDVPSSDPSSVGNPSSGHPVSESQTIPPVSVAKAKSANSEYHSEDLQHLSDLEHVRERPGMYVGDTDRGGLHHLVSEVVDNSIDEAMAGFATFVSVTVHNDGSVTVEDDGRGIPVERHEQLSAEHERDFSTLEGVMTVLKFGGKFQKGAYQTSGGLHGVGVTVVNFLSQWAEVEVSRGGFTWHQEYKRGVPTGDVRKGRETKRTGTKTTFKPDAEIFSSVKFSFDTLNRRLQELAFLNSGVRIKFLDERNGEGGDFCYERGVVEFVEHLNRTSDPLHPDIISFAGSRDDIEYEIALQYTTEYSESVQSYVNNIHTEDGGTHVSGFRAALTRTLNHYGKKENLFKGNPPTGDDFKEGLTAIISVRVPEPSFKSQTKNKLTNAEVEGIMNIVVGEALAEYLEKNPKSAKTIVRKAMLAADAREAARKAKDLLRKRKDALGGGGLPGKLRDCISKKMERCELYLVEGDSAGGSAEGGRMRDYQAILPLRGKIINAYKSREDKVLANEEVRSMIQAIGTGIGADQDISKRRYNKVIIMTDADVDGSHIRTLLLCFFYRQMYQLVAEGHVFVAQPPLFRVSHGKTRYYVQTEEEMKSQLLDRGLADTVFEAEDGRRIEGDQMRRLCITLASMEDAIVALERRGVSLRIHTQRLDPVANKLPALLLTHGNEEHWFHTEDEVDKHLRARNLMLDSERIIEEQARREEQARKEEQASETEGDTQAEAAEETKAEAPAEPAKEIAHLAELHEVRTINSGIEDLAEIGFSVDDLIPADRTGMTTPRFELIRGEDIRRSLVDLRELLPEVRAAGEKGLSVTRFKGLGEMNAEELRETTLDPANRTLVKVNLKDAGAADEMFRLLMGDKVEPRREFIEKHALDVRNLDV, from the coding sequence ATGAGCGACGTCCCCTCCTCTGATCCCTCCTCCGTCGGGAATCCTTCATCTGGGCATCCCGTCTCTGAGTCGCAAACAATTCCCCCTGTCTCGGTGGCCAAAGCCAAAAGCGCGAACTCCGAGTACCACTCGGAGGATCTGCAGCACCTTTCCGACCTCGAACACGTCCGCGAGCGACCGGGCATGTACGTCGGCGACACTGACCGCGGTGGTCTGCACCACCTCGTTTCAGAAGTCGTCGACAACTCCATCGACGAGGCCATGGCGGGGTTCGCCACGTTCGTCTCGGTCACCGTGCATAACGACGGCAGCGTCACCGTGGAGGACGACGGCCGAGGCATTCCCGTCGAGCGTCACGAGCAACTCTCCGCGGAACACGAACGTGATTTCAGCACGCTTGAAGGCGTGATGACGGTGCTGAAGTTCGGTGGCAAGTTCCAAAAAGGGGCTTACCAAACTTCCGGCGGTTTGCACGGCGTCGGCGTCACCGTCGTGAACTTCCTCAGCCAATGGGCCGAGGTGGAAGTCAGCCGGGGTGGATTCACCTGGCACCAAGAATACAAGCGAGGCGTGCCGACGGGCGATGTCCGCAAGGGACGTGAAACCAAACGTACCGGTACCAAGACGACGTTCAAGCCGGACGCTGAAATTTTCTCAAGCGTCAAGTTCAGTTTCGACACGCTCAATCGACGACTCCAGGAACTCGCTTTCCTGAACTCCGGTGTGCGCATCAAGTTCCTGGATGAACGCAATGGTGAAGGCGGTGATTTCTGCTACGAGCGTGGTGTGGTCGAATTCGTCGAACACCTCAACCGTACTTCCGACCCGTTGCACCCCGACATCATCTCTTTCGCGGGTAGCCGCGACGACATCGAGTACGAGATCGCACTGCAGTACACGACCGAGTACTCCGAAAGCGTGCAGTCCTACGTCAACAACATTCACACCGAAGACGGCGGAACGCACGTCAGCGGATTTCGTGCCGCGCTGACGCGGACGTTGAATCACTACGGCAAAAAAGAAAACCTCTTTAAAGGCAATCCGCCCACCGGCGATGACTTCAAAGAAGGGCTCACCGCGATCATCAGCGTTCGCGTTCCCGAACCGAGTTTCAAAAGCCAGACGAAGAACAAGCTCACCAATGCCGAAGTCGAAGGCATCATGAACATCGTCGTCGGCGAAGCGCTTGCTGAGTACCTCGAGAAAAACCCCAAGTCGGCCAAGACGATCGTCCGCAAAGCCATGTTGGCCGCCGACGCTCGCGAAGCCGCTCGTAAAGCCAAAGACCTGCTCCGAAAACGCAAGGATGCGTTGGGCGGCGGCGGGTTGCCCGGCAAACTGCGTGACTGTATCAGCAAAAAGATGGAACGCTGTGAACTGTACCTCGTGGAAGGTGACTCGGCAGGTGGATCTGCCGAAGGCGGACGGATGCGAGACTACCAAGCCATCCTGCCGCTCCGCGGTAAGATCATCAATGCCTACAAAAGTCGCGAAGACAAGGTGTTGGCCAACGAGGAAGTCCGCTCGATGATCCAAGCCATCGGGACCGGTATCGGTGCCGATCAGGACATCTCCAAACGGCGTTACAACAAAGTCATCATCATGACTGACGCGGACGTCGACGGCAGTCACATCCGTACTCTGCTGCTGTGCTTCTTTTATCGCCAGATGTATCAGTTGGTCGCCGAAGGACACGTATTCGTCGCTCAACCGCCGCTGTTCCGTGTCTCCCACGGCAAGACACGATACTACGTGCAAACGGAAGAGGAGATGAAGTCACAGTTGCTCGATCGCGGTCTGGCCGACACCGTGTTCGAGGCCGAAGACGGTCGACGGATCGAAGGTGACCAAATGCGACGCCTGTGTATCACGCTGGCGTCCATGGAAGACGCGATCGTGGCACTGGAACGACGCGGAGTCAGCTTGCGTATCCACACCCAGAGGCTCGATCCGGTCGCCAACAAGTTGCCCGCACTGCTGCTCACCCACGGCAACGAGGAGCATTGGTTCCACACAGAGGACGAAGTCGATAAGCACCTGCGCGCTCGAAATCTGATGCTCGACAGCGAGCGGATCATCGAAGAACAGGCCCGTAGAGAAGAGCAGGCCCGCAAAGAGGAGCAGGCCAGTGAAACGGAAGGTGACACACAAGCTGAAGCCGCCGAAGAAACCAAAGCCGAAGCGCCCGCCGAACCCGCCAAGGAAATCGCTCACTTGGCCGAGTTACACGAAGTCCGCACGATCAATAGCGGTATCGAGGATCTCGCAGAAATCGGTTTCAGTGTCGACGACCTGATTCCCGCGGATCGAACCGGGATGACGACGCCGCGATTCGAGTTGATCCGGGGCGAAGACATTCGTCGCTCACTGGTCGACCTGCGTGAGTTGCTGCCGGAAGTCCGCGCGGCGGGCGAAAAAGGATTGTCCGTCACTCGCTTCAAAGGCCTGGGCGAAATGAACGCCGAGGAGCTTCGTGAGACGACCCTCGACCCGGCCAATCGAACGCTCGTCAAAGTCAACCTCAAGGACGCAGGCGCGGCCGACGAAATGTTCCGCCTGCTGATGGGCGACAAAGTAGAACCGCGTCGAGAGTTCATCGAGAAGCACGCCTTGGATGTGCGAAATCTGGACGTCTGA
- a CDS encoding sulfatase family protein, translated as MNSPALSSLILLFAWNTCIQAAQTAEDSNPRPNIVMAFADDWGQYAGVYAKLKPGGPSDAAKTPVFDQVAAEGVLFTRAFVSAPSCTPCRSSLLSGQHFWRCGRASILQGAIWDFSIPAYPMMLQGDGYRIGHTYKVWSPGTPANAPHGGAERAFNKHGGRFNGFSQNAMGAKNPEQGKAALLDEIRQNIRSFLDADDDSRLDGDQPFCYWLGPTNVHRKWIAGSGKKLWGIDPDSLKGKLPPFLPDVDVVREDFADYLGEVAAFDAGLGVLIEELKRIGQYDNTILVVSGDHGIPGVTRGKCNLYDLGTQVPLAIRWPAGIQTPGRVVDDFVTLPDLAPTFLEAAGVKPTDNMTARSLINVLKSDQSGTVDAERDAVFFGRERHVAAARTDFKPYPQRGIRTDQYLYVINFEPERWPMGTGPGLGKPEGPMPSYEDLRENTFAAFGDMDASPTKAWVATRRDEDPKSFDYAFGRPPEFELYDIKADPHCLENLAGDPKSQDVRSRLHDRLMGELKSTGDPRVTDDPIFESAPFTDAFTKPPAGKKRKR; from the coding sequence ATGAATAGCCCAGCGCTATCCTCGTTGATTCTTCTATTCGCTTGGAATACTTGCATCCAAGCCGCTCAAACCGCAGAAGATTCGAATCCGCGGCCCAATATCGTGATGGCGTTCGCCGATGACTGGGGCCAATACGCGGGGGTCTATGCGAAGCTGAAACCCGGTGGCCCCAGCGACGCTGCAAAGACACCGGTGTTCGACCAAGTCGCAGCGGAAGGCGTCTTGTTCACGCGAGCGTTCGTCAGCGCTCCATCGTGCACACCCTGCCGCAGTTCCCTGTTATCCGGCCAGCATTTCTGGCGATGCGGTCGAGCATCTATCCTGCAGGGCGCGATTTGGGACTTTTCCATCCCCGCCTATCCGATGATGTTGCAGGGTGACGGCTATCGCATCGGGCACACCTACAAGGTCTGGAGCCCCGGCACTCCGGCCAACGCGCCGCACGGCGGTGCCGAGCGAGCATTCAACAAACACGGCGGTCGCTTCAACGGATTTTCGCAGAACGCGATGGGAGCGAAGAACCCCGAGCAGGGCAAGGCGGCTTTGCTGGACGAGATACGCCAAAACATCCGCTCGTTCTTGGATGCCGATGATGACTCGCGACTCGACGGCGACCAACCCTTCTGCTACTGGTTGGGTCCGACGAATGTTCACCGCAAGTGGATCGCGGGCAGCGGCAAGAAACTTTGGGGCATTGATCCGGATTCTCTCAAAGGCAAGTTGCCACCATTCTTGCCCGACGTTGATGTCGTCCGCGAGGACTTTGCCGACTACTTGGGCGAAGTCGCAGCGTTCGACGCTGGGCTGGGTGTGCTGATCGAAGAACTCAAGCGAATCGGCCAGTACGACAATACGATCTTGGTCGTCAGCGGTGACCACGGCATCCCCGGTGTCACGCGGGGAAAATGCAACCTGTACGACTTGGGCACTCAGGTTCCGCTCGCGATTCGATGGCCGGCCGGGATTCAGACGCCGGGACGCGTGGTCGACGACTTCGTCACGCTGCCTGATTTGGCACCCACGTTCTTAGAAGCCGCCGGTGTGAAACCGACGGACAACATGACGGCGCGATCGTTGATCAACGTCTTGAAAAGCGACCAAAGCGGAACCGTAGACGCCGAGAGGGATGCGGTGTTCTTTGGACGGGAACGTCACGTTGCCGCCGCTCGCACGGATTTCAAACCCTATCCCCAACGTGGCATTCGCACCGATCAGTATCTGTACGTGATCAACTTTGAACCGGAACGTTGGCCGATGGGGACCGGCCCTGGACTCGGGAAACCGGAGGGACCGATGCCGTCCTACGAAGACCTGCGAGAAAATACCTTCGCAGCATTCGGCGACATGGACGCCAGTCCGACGAAGGCTTGGGTGGCGACCCGGCGAGACGAAGACCCCAAGTCATTCGATTACGCCTTCGGTCGTCCGCCCGAGTTTGAGCTGTACGACATCAAAGCCGATCCGCATTGTTTAGAAAACCTCGCAGGCGATCCCAAATCGCAGGATGTTCGCAGCCGACTTCATGACCGTCTGATGGGTGAATTGAAATCCACCGGCGATCCTCGTGTCACCGACGATCCGATTTTCGAATCGGCGCCCTTCACCGACGCGTTCACAAAACCGCCAGCGGGCAAGAAACGCAAACGCTGA
- the rnhA gene encoding ribonuclease HI, with translation MKKVQLFTDGACSGNPGPGGWAFILRCCKTDKELERSSGQAEATNNQMELRAVIEGLKALSEPCEVTLYADSTYVLQGMKSWMAGWKSRGWKRKEGSRLVPVKNVELWQELDRLMQTHKIHFEHVKGHAGHLENERCDELAVAAYQRFLPHGKA, from the coding sequence ATGAAGAAGGTTCAACTCTTTACCGATGGTGCATGCAGCGGCAATCCCGGTCCGGGCGGCTGGGCGTTCATCTTGCGATGTTGCAAGACGGACAAGGAACTTGAACGCAGTAGTGGGCAAGCCGAAGCGACCAACAATCAGATGGAGCTTCGCGCCGTGATCGAAGGCCTCAAAGCGCTTTCGGAGCCCTGCGAAGTCACCTTGTATGCCGATAGCACCTACGTCTTGCAGGGCATGAAGTCGTGGATGGCAGGCTGGAAAAGCCGCGGGTGGAAGCGCAAGGAAGGCTCCAGACTGGTCCCAGTCAAGAACGTCGAATTGTGGCAAGAATTGGATCGATTGATGCAAACCCACAAGATTCATTTTGAGCATGTCAAGGGTCATGCTGGGCATCTGGAGAACGAACGTTGCGACGAACTGGCGGTCGCCGCGTACCAGAGGTTCCTGCCCCACGGAAAAGCTTGA